From a region of the Rhipicephalus microplus isolate Deutch F79 chromosome X, USDA_Rmic, whole genome shotgun sequence genome:
- the LOC119160878 gene encoding uncharacterized protein LOC119160878 — MTGGCRIPTGSRGALRNENGFWIKGASWIGNALWIGISPWIKNVEDMNGFLAKCLLMGLATGTVALIIGPDYAEAVALSTGGFLDVLGKLFGRNAETSKK; from the exons atgacagGTGGTTGTCGGATCCCGACAGGATCGAGGGGCGCCCTCCGAAACGAGAACGGCTTCTGGATCAAAGGTGCCTCCTGGATTgggaacgccctctggatcggAATCTCCCCATGGATTAAGAACG TGGAAGACATGAACGGATTTCTTGCCAAATGCCTGCTGATGGGACTAGCTACTGGGACCG TTGCCCTGATCATTGGCCCTGACTATGCCGAAGCAGTAGCTCTGTCAACAGGAGGCTTTCTAGATGTTCTTGGAAAGTTATTCGGAAGAAATGCGGAAACATCGAAGAAGTGA